A stretch of the Lolium perenne isolate Kyuss_39 chromosome 3, Kyuss_2.0, whole genome shotgun sequence genome encodes the following:
- the LOC127343294 gene encoding uncharacterized protein — translation MAMAAAADDEPSITRWSFEDFERYYDAGLGIRHQPKGDGDDDDEDDAPAPAPALGSGSADSARANGGADLAVFEQYERMDRNVEFRNGAMDAGPPQKSLLPSFESAETRNLAETLLRDIIRGSPDVKWESIKGLETAKRLLKEAVVMPIKYPKYFTGLLSPWKGILLFGPPGTGKTMLAKAVATECKTTFFNISASSIVSKWRGDSEKLVKVLFELARHHAPSTIFLDEIDAIISQRGEARSEHEASRRLKTELLIQMDGLTKTDELVFVLAATNLPWELDAAMLRRLEKRILVPLPEPEARHAMFEEFLPSTPDAMEVSYDILVENTEGYSGSDIRLVCKEAAMQPLRRIMAALEGIQEEVHEDDLPEVGPVTAEDIELALRNTRPSAHLHAHRYEKFNQDYGSHVLS, via the exons atggccatggccgccgccgccgacgacgaaCCCTCCATTACCCGCTGGTCCTTCGAG GATTTCGAGCGCTACTACGACGCGGGCCTCGGCATCCGCCACCAGCCCAAGGGCGAcggagatgacgacgacgaggacgacgcgccggcgccggcgccggcgctcgGATCAGGCTCCGCCGACAGCGCCCGCGCCAACGGCGGCGCTGACCTCGCTGTCTTCGAGCAGTACGAGCGTATg GATAGAAATGTCGAGTTCCGCAACGGGGCAATGGATGCTGGGCCGCC GCAGAAATCTCTGCTCCCTTCTTTTGAATCTGCAGAAACACGCAACTTAGCCGAGACATTGTTGAG GGATATCATTCGTGGGAGTCCAGATGTTAAATGGGAAAGCATCAAAGGTTTGGAAACTGCGAAGCGTCTTCTTAAAGAAGCAGTTGTCATGCCTATAAAGTATCCCAA ATACTTCACTGGTCTATTATCTCCTTGGAAAGGCATATTGCTTTTTGGTCCACCGGGAACAGGAAAG ACAATGCTGGCAAAAGCTGTGGCTACTGAGTGCAAAACAACCTTTTTCAATATTTCAGCTTCATCAATTGTTAGCAAATGGCGTG GTGACTCGGAGAAACTCGTAAAAGTATTATTTGAGCTTGCGCGGCATCATGCACCATCTACCATTTTTCTTGatgagattgatgctattattagCCAACGTGGCGAAGCTCGTAGCGAGCATGAAGCCAGTCGGCGATTAAAGACTGAACTATTAATACAG ATGGATGGACTGACTAAGACAGATGAACTTGTTTTTGTTCTTGCGGCCACAAATTTACCATGGGAACTGGATGCAGCAATGTTACGCCGATTGGAAAAACGT ATTCTCGTGCCCTTACCAGAGCCAGAAGCTAGACATGCTATGTTTGAAGAGTTCCTACCTTCTACTCCTGATGCAATGGAGGTTTCATATGATATTCTTGTGGAGAACACTGAAGGATATTCGGGCTCTGATATACGCCTTGTATGCAAGGAGGCTGCAATGCAACCCCTTAGACGGATAATGGCAGCTCTAGAAGGCATCCAAGAAGAAGTGCATGAGGATG ATTTGCCTGAAGTTGGTCCAGTAACGGCAGAGGATATTGAACTTGCTTTGAGGAATACACGGCCGTCTGCTCATCTCCATGCACATAGATACGAAAAATTCAATCAAGATTATGGCAGCCATGTCCTCAGCTAA